In Elaeis guineensis isolate ETL-2024a chromosome 1, EG11, whole genome shotgun sequence, a genomic segment contains:
- the LOC105039484 gene encoding LOW QUALITY PROTEIN: uncharacterized protein (The sequence of the model RefSeq protein was modified relative to this genomic sequence to represent the inferred CDS: inserted 1 base in 1 codon; deleted 1 base in 1 codon) translates to MLETRPRGRAEAKDTSMTSSGFVSGSSADPSVHHLPQAHHPLHNLQPMLAAGLFDPATASLNPPLRGKGISPSATATSDDDDPLPGAAVQENGHEQQTGTGPGKKGSPWQRMKWTDEVVRLLIRIVAFVGDDCAQEAVDGKRKHGAAFQKKGKWKMVSLLMQENGASVSPQQCEDKFNDLNKRYKRLNDILGPGTSCMLVSDPASLESMPISQKAKSDVKKILSSKHLFYKEMCAYHSGQKIPDCPDINLQSCSLPQAASSKDGNQCVDGEEEEEEEEEEEEDEADHDEGDEEEGSEEVERGSFESFLAELDAVLQDPMRSPLEQQEWLRMRALQLXEERLDIETEALAIERQRLKWQRFSSKKDREIERSRLENERLMLENERMMMQMRQKELELHFKRSGDSLESAGFGTEEEQGREQMELGRVH, encoded by the exons ATGCTTGAAACCCGGCCCCGAGGAAGAGCGGAAGCCAAGGATACTTCGATGACCAGTAGTGGCTTCGTCTCTGGATCATCTGCCGACCCCTCCGTCCACCACCTCCCCCAAGCCCACCATCCCCTCCACAACCTTCAACCAATGCTCGCTGCTGGCCTTTTCGACCCCGCCACCGCCTCTCTGAACCCCCCGCTTCGCGGGAAGGGCATCTCCCCCTCCGCCACCGCCACCAGCGACGAtgacgacccactaccaggcgcCGCCGTCCAGGAGAACGGCCACGAGCAACAGACCGGCACCGGCCCTGGCAAAAAGGGCTCGCCTTGGCAGCGTATGAAGTGGACCGACGAGGTGGTCCGGCTGTTGATCCGGATCGTCGCCTTCGTCGGGGATGACTGCGCTCAGGAGGCCGTGGACGGGAAGAGGAAGCACGGGGCCGCATTCCAGAAGAAAGGAAAATGGAAGATGGTGTCCTTACTGATGCAAGAGAATGGCGCCTCTGTCTCGCCGCAGCAGTGCGAGGACAAGTTCAATGACCTGAACAAAAGATACAAGAGGTTGAACGATATCCTTGGTCCCGGGACCTCCTGCATGCTCGTCAGTGATCCTGCAAGCTTGGAGTCGATGCCTATCTCCCAAAAAGCAAAGAGCGACGTGAAAAAGATCCTTAGCTCGAAACATCTTTTTTACAAGGAGATGTGTGCGTACCACAGCGGCCAGAAAATACCTGATTGTCCTGATATCAATTTGCAGAGCTGTTCGCTACCACAAGCTGCATCATCGAAAGATGGCAATCAGTGTGTTGATggggaggag gaggaggaggaggaggaggaggaggaggaggatgaggcgGATCACGATGAAGGGGATGAAGAAGAGGGGAGCGAAGAGGTTGAGAGAGGGAGCTTTGAGAGTTTCCTTGCTGAATTGGATGCTGTCCTTCAAGACCCGATGAGGTCACCATTGGAGCAGCAGGAATGGTTGAGGATGCGGGCATTGCAAC GGGAGGAGAGATTGGACATTGAGACTGAAGCTCTGGCAATAGAGAGACAGAGGCTCAAGTGGCAGAGGTTCAGCAGCAAGAAGGATAGGGAGATTGAGAGATCGAGGCTGGAGAATGAAAGACTGATGCTTGAGAATGAGCGAATGATGATGCAGATGAGGCAGAAGGAGTTGGAGCTGCATTTCAAGAGGTCTGGAGACTCATTAGAGTCTGCTGGTTTTGGGACAGAGGAAGAGCAAGGACGAGAGCAGATGGAGCTTGGAAGGGTCCATTAA